Part of the Tepiditoga spiralis genome, TTTTATTCATTTAATTCCTCCAAATAAATTTTGCCAATACTATTTATTAATTATAACATAATCAAGTTATATATTTGTGAAATTTTCAAAAAAATACGTATGAATTTATTAGAAAAGATGGAGTACTTTTAATTAAAAAATTAAAGTATTTTTTAATGTTATTAAAATGTTGTATAATATTTATAGTGGAGGTGAAACAAAATTGAAAATAAAAAATAAAATATTATTATCAATAATCTTAATTGTTTTATTTATATCCATTGCTTATGAAACAATATTTTATATAAATGAAAAAAAAGATACAAATAATGAATTCATTAAAAACTCAGAATTAAGCATTAAATTAATTGATAATGCAATAAACTTTTTTATTGAAGGAAAAAAAGCAGATGTTTCATCTTTATCTTCCATAATTAAAGAAACAAAAGTATCATCGACAACAATGAATTTATTTAAAAATTATGTTAATAATCATAAAAATACAACTTTTGCTTTTTTTGGAAGCTCAAATGGTGAATATTTAGAGTATCCAATACCCAAATTAAGTAAAGATTATGATCCAAGAGTAAGGCCATGGTACTTAAAAGCTATAAATAGCAGTGATGTTGAAATAATAGATCCTTACTTAACCTTAGCAAGTAAAGAATTAATGGTTAGTATAGTAAAAAATGTTAATAATTTAGGCGTTGTGGGAATAGGAGTTAGTTTAAAAAATTTTTATTTATTATTAAAAACCATTAATACTTTTAAAGATACTTACTTAATATTATTAGATGAAAAAAATAGAATTTTAATAAACACTTACAATAATTCTAACATACTCAAAGATGTTTCTACCCTTTCAAAAGATCTTAATTTAAAAAAAGAATCTGCTCTTATAGATAATAATGAATATTTAGTTCTTAAAAAAAATTCTCAATTCTTAAATTGGAAATATATTATCTTTAGTAATAAAAGTATAATATACAAAAAAATATTAAACTTTAATAAAAATCTTTTAATTATGTTTACTTTATTTTTTATAATTTCAATATATTACGCTGAAATAACAAGTAAAAGTATAACAAAACCTTTGGAGAATTTATCAAAAAAAATAAAATTGATAAAAAATAATAATTTTGATATTACTTTTGATATTAATAGTGAAGGTGAAATTGGTACAATAGAAAGATCATTGGGAATGATGACTATTTCAATAAAAAAATTATTAAACGAAGTTGAACAAAAAAATGAAAAACTTGAAAAGTTAAATCAAGAAATCTTAAATTCAAATGAAGAGCTCTCAGATTTAAATACAGAATTAGAAAGTATGTATATAAAAACCGAAGAGTTAAATACTATATTTGAAAAACTAATTTCTATAATTTCTCAAATAAATTCAAACGTTCATGAAGAAGAAATTTTTTCAGATTTATTAACACTTGCAATAGATATAATTCCAAATGCAGATACAGGAAGTATAGCTCTTTTAACAGATAAGTTTGAATTTGTTGCAGCTGTTGGACACAACTTAAAAGAATTACAAAAGATTGAATTAAAAAAAGAATACATGATAAAAGTTAAGGATATTACTATAATAAAAGATGTAAACTATAAAAATATAAATATTATGCCAAAAGAAGTATTTGAAAAGTTTAAAAAAGCCACAAAGGAAATAAGTGAATCCTTAATTTCTCCAATTTATGTTGGAGAAACTTATATAGGAAACTTATCTGTAGATATTTTAAAAGGAAGTAATAAACACTTTGGAAATGATTCGAAAAGAATTATGAAAGCATTATCTACTATTTCTTCTTCCATTTTAACAGTTAAAAATTACAGTAAAATACAAGGAAAATTACATTCTCAAATAATATATTCATTAATAAAAATACTTGAAATATATGATCCTTATACAAAAGGACACTCTGAATTTGTTGCAAAATATTCATTTGAAGTTGCTAAAAAACTCAACTTAAATATGGAAAAATGTAAAAAAATATATTGGGCTGGACTTTTACACGATATAGGAAAGATATTTGTTCCAAGTACTATTTTAAATAAAACTTCAAAATTAACCAATGAAGAGTTTGAAGAAATTAAAAAACATCCAATATCTGGATATGAAATTTTAAAAACTTCAGAAGAACTTGAAGAAATAGCAAAAATAGTTCTTCATCATCATGAAAGATATGACGGTAAGGGATATCCATATGGATTATTGGAAAAAGATATTCCAATAGAATCAAGAATAATAACGGTTGTTGATACTTGGAATGCAATGACAAGTAATAGACCTTATAGAGAGGCCTTAAATATTGAATATGCTATAAAAGAATTGCAAAAAAATAGAGGAACACAGTTTGATGCAAATTTAGTTGATGTTTTTTTAGATATAATTTTAAATAATGAACAATTTGAGTAAATTGTTACTATTAAATTTTTAAATTCTTTGTTTTTTTTTACTTAACTTGTATGATATAATTATTTTGTATGTTAATACAAGGGGGTATTGGGATGAATTTAAGGGGAAAATTTTCACTTTTGATGATAACAATGATATTTTTTTCATTGTTAATTATCACATTTTTTGTAGTAAGAATAAGTAGTAATTCATTAACTTCCAGTTATGCAGATAAAATGACAGCAGTAGTTTCCAAAACACATGATACTCTTCATGGTTTTTTTGAAAGTTTAGAATCAGAATTAAAATTATATTCAGAACTTGAAAATATTAAGCAAGCAATTTTTGATTTTGAAGACTCTTATGTAACTATAGTTGATACTTATGGAAAAGATGGGTTAGTTGAAAAATTTAAAAGAGCCTATATTACAAAGAATCCATTTAAACCTAAAAACAAACTTGATACTATAGATGATTCTAAAATAACAGATGATGAAAGAGATCAATTATTACTTTACGATATTAATCATAGTACATATCAACCTTTCTTGAGAAAAGTAATAAATAAAATGGGGTATGGAGATATTCTGCTTTTAAACAAAGAAGGCGTAATACTATATACAGTAAATAAAAATACAGACTTAATAAAAAGTGTTACCAATGAATTAAAAAATACTAACTTGGCAAAACTATACAATATATTAAAAAAGTCTAATGATAATAATGTACACATGGTTGATTATGAAACATATTCACCAACGGGTAATCCTGAAATGTTTGCTGGTATATCTTTAAAAAATGACGATGGAGAATTACAAGGATACTTAATAATTGAAGAACATATAGAAAAGATAAACAATATTTTAACAAGTACTATAGGACTTGGGGAAACAGGAGAAACTTATATAGTTGGTACTGACAAATTAATGAGAAGTAATTCGAGATTTTCAAAAGAACCAACAATATTAAAAACAAAGATAGAAACTGAACCTATTGAAAAAGCCTTTAATAAGCAAGAAGGTTGGATGATAACCAAAAATTATAGAAATGAAAAAGTAATAAGCAGTTATAAAAACTTTAAACACTTTGAAATTAATTGGGCATTAATTGGTGAAGTTACCTTAAAAGAAGCAAATAAAGGAAGTTCTAATATAATAAGATTGACAGTAATTATTTTAATAATAGAATTAATTATAGCATTTATTTTATCTTACTTTTTTACTAGAAAAATGACAAAACCACTCGAAGAATTAGTTAAAAATATAGATGATTTTGGTGAAGGAGATCTTACAATAATACCAAAAGTTAAAACAAAAGATGAAATAGGTAAAATGGCAAATTCAATAAAAAATATGTCTGAAAACTTAAGAGAAGCTCTATTGAAAATAAAAGAATCATCTTTAAAACTTCAAAAAAATTCACAAGTACTATCTGATGTATCATTAGAATCGGCAGAAATGGGTAAAAAACTTGCAGAACAAAGTAAAATAATAGAAAACAACTCTGAAAATGTTGCAGCAAATGTTCAAGAAGTAAGTGCGGGTGTAAATGAAGTTTCAATGGCAGCACAAAATGTTTCTGAATCTGCAAGAGAGCTTTCTGAATTGGCAGGAGAAACTAATGAAGATGCTGAAAATGGCTATACATCATTAACAAATGTTGTAAATGTGGTTAATGAAGCTATTGAACAAACAAATTCTGCAAAAACAACGGTAAATGAACTTGTAGAAAATGCAAAAAATATTGGAGAAGTCGTTGATGCAATAAATACCATAACAGAACAAACAAATTTATTGGCATTAAACGCTGCTATTGAAGCAGCAAGAGCTGGAGAAGCTGGTAAAGGATTTGCTGTTGTTGCAGACGAAATAAGAAAACTTGCTGAAGAATCTAAAAAAGCTACAGAAAAAATAAGTGTTATATTAGAAGATACTAAAAAAATGTCGCTTAACGTAAATAATGTAACTTCAAAAACATCTGATATGATGAACAAAGCTGGAATAGATATAGAAAGTGTAGTAACAAAGTTTGAAAAGATTAAAAATAGTGTAGATCAAATGGGAATGATGATAGAAACATTAACTGCAAATTCTGAAGAACAAAGTGCAAGTTCTGAAGAAATGGGCGCTGCAATGAGCAAAGTTAGCGATATTATTATGGATATAAACAATCAAATAAAAAGCTCAGGTGATTTAATAGATCTTCAATCTGATGGTGCAGAAAAAGTTAATGAAAATGCCAAAGAACTTTCAAATCTTTCTGAAGAATTAATGGAAAACATAAAAAAATTCAAACTATAAAATAAAAACACCGCTTAGCGGTGTTTTTATTTTATATACTCTTTATACATATTCAAATATTGTTCAACAGAAATAGTTTCAGGTCTTGATTTTGAATCAATTCCACAGCTCTCTAAAAAATATTCTACATCATCTATTATTGACTTTAAATTATTTCTTATAGTTTTTCTTCTTTGCGAAAAACAAATATGAATAAATTTAAAAAAATCTTTTGAATCTACATTATACTTATTGTGCTTAGTTAATTTCAAAACAACTGAATCTATCTTTGGATTTGGAATAAAAGCCGACTTAGGAACATCTAAAAGTTTTTTTACATCACAAAAATATTGAACAAAAACACTCAATGGACTATAATTTTTTCCAGAAGTTGCAATTATTCTTTCTCCAAATTCTTTTTGAACCATTAAAGAAGCTTGAACAAAATTTGGGGTTTCTATAAAAATCTTTTCAAGAATTGGTGAAGAAATATTGTAAGGAATATTTGCAATATAAGCTATTTTTTTATCTTTGTATGGTGTTAAATCAGCTTTTAAAAAATCACCAAAAATTATTTCAACATTTTTATTTTTAAAACGTTCTTCTAATAAAGATTTTAAAGTTGTATCTATTTCATATGCAATAACTTTTAAACCTGTTTTTTCTAATTCTTCTGTTAATGTTCCAGCACCTGGACCTATTTCAATTATATAATCTACATCTTTTATTTCTGATTTTTTGACTATTTTTTTTGTATATAAATCAGAAGATAAAAAATTTTGACCATACTTCTTTTTTAAAATTATTTGATACTCTTTTAACCATTCAGATGTTTTTTTCAATTTTTTCCTCCGTTGTTTTAAACTTTAAAATTTTTTTTATTTTATTTATAATTTTTTAATACTAAAATAAAAAAATTAATGTTACTTTTAATTAATAATTAATAAAGTCAATTAGTTGTATAATTAAAATAACTATTTTTATTATATATTGTAGCAAAATTTTATTACTGGAGGTTTAAAAAATGAAAGATATATTAATAATTGGATATATGCAT contains:
- a CDS encoding HD domain-containing phosphohydrolase yields the protein MKIKNKILLSIILIVLFISIAYETIFYINEKKDTNNEFIKNSELSIKLIDNAINFFIEGKKADVSSLSSIIKETKVSSTTMNLFKNYVNNHKNTTFAFFGSSNGEYLEYPIPKLSKDYDPRVRPWYLKAINSSDVEIIDPYLTLASKELMVSIVKNVNNLGVVGIGVSLKNFYLLLKTINTFKDTYLILLDEKNRILINTYNNSNILKDVSTLSKDLNLKKESALIDNNEYLVLKKNSQFLNWKYIIFSNKSIIYKKILNFNKNLLIMFTLFFIISIYYAEITSKSITKPLENLSKKIKLIKNNNFDITFDINSEGEIGTIERSLGMMTISIKKLLNEVEQKNEKLEKLNQEILNSNEELSDLNTELESMYIKTEELNTIFEKLISIISQINSNVHEEEIFSDLLTLAIDIIPNADTGSIALLTDKFEFVAAVGHNLKELQKIELKKEYMIKVKDITIIKDVNYKNINIMPKEVFEKFKKATKEISESLISPIYVGETYIGNLSVDILKGSNKHFGNDSKRIMKALSTISSSILTVKNYSKIQGKLHSQIIYSLIKILEIYDPYTKGHSEFVAKYSFEVAKKLNLNMEKCKKIYWAGLLHDIGKIFVPSTILNKTSKLTNEEFEEIKKHPISGYEILKTSEELEEIAKIVLHHHERYDGKGYPYGLLEKDIPIESRIITVVDTWNAMTSNRPYREALNIEYAIKELQKNRGTQFDANLVDVFLDIILNNEQFE
- a CDS encoding methyl-accepting chemotaxis protein, coding for MNLRGKFSLLMITMIFFSLLIITFFVVRISSNSLTSSYADKMTAVVSKTHDTLHGFFESLESELKLYSELENIKQAIFDFEDSYVTIVDTYGKDGLVEKFKRAYITKNPFKPKNKLDTIDDSKITDDERDQLLLYDINHSTYQPFLRKVINKMGYGDILLLNKEGVILYTVNKNTDLIKSVTNELKNTNLAKLYNILKKSNDNNVHMVDYETYSPTGNPEMFAGISLKNDDGELQGYLIIEEHIEKINNILTSTIGLGETGETYIVGTDKLMRSNSRFSKEPTILKTKIETEPIEKAFNKQEGWMITKNYRNEKVISSYKNFKHFEINWALIGEVTLKEANKGSSNIIRLTVIILIIELIIAFILSYFFTRKMTKPLEELVKNIDDFGEGDLTIIPKVKTKDEIGKMANSIKNMSENLREALLKIKESSLKLQKNSQVLSDVSLESAEMGKKLAEQSKIIENNSENVAANVQEVSAGVNEVSMAAQNVSESARELSELAGETNEDAENGYTSLTNVVNVVNEAIEQTNSAKTTVNELVENAKNIGEVVDAINTITEQTNLLALNAAIEAARAGEAGKGFAVVADEIRKLAEESKKATEKISVILEDTKKMSLNVNNVTSKTSDMMNKAGIDIESVVTKFEKIKNSVDQMGMMIETLTANSEEQSASSEEMGAAMSKVSDIIMDINNQIKSSGDLIDLQSDGAEKVNENAKELSNLSEELMENIKKFKL
- the rsmA gene encoding 16S rRNA (adenine(1518)-N(6)/adenine(1519)-N(6))-dimethyltransferase RsmA, translated to MKKTSEWLKEYQIILKKKYGQNFLSSDLYTKKIVKKSEIKDVDYIIEIGPGAGTLTEELEKTGLKVIAYEIDTTLKSLLEERFKNKNVEIIFGDFLKADLTPYKDKKIAYIANIPYNISSPILEKIFIETPNFVQASLMVQKEFGERIIATSGKNYSPLSVFVQYFCDVKKLLDVPKSAFIPNPKIDSVVLKLTKHNKYNVDSKDFFKFIHICFSQRRKTIRNNLKSIIDDVEYFLESCGIDSKSRPETISVEQYLNMYKEYIK